The DNA segment CGTttccatattttttatgagtaaggTCTAAGGAGGTTTTGATATAGAAATTAATATCTATTTTAATCGGTAATGAAATAACCCGTGTACGGCTCGACacattttgatgatatttggcgCAGATATAGAATAGCGAACGAGGAATAAAAAATGCTTATTATTGCATAAAGCACGATGCCAAGGTTTTACTTTCCGCGTACGATTTCAAGAGGGACAGcgagtttataatttataagccgTTACACGTTGTTAATAATtctatgaattttaattaaattattaaaaaactaaagTATGTAGTTATTTGTGGGTTTGTAGTAGTTGCTACTTGCTAGTTATTAATGAGCTCAGAGCATGACGGTAATGTGTaacaagtgtccatgggcgacggaagttgctttccatcaggtgacccgtttgctcgtttgcccccttattacataaaaaaaaaagtagcagcgccgaaattttttttcttctagaTTGCTAGGGCACGCggagtataattaataattaaaattgctGAGCTATTTAATAGTaatcattttattatataatattgaatatataaattattgaatatatatatatatatatatatatatatatatatatatatatatatatatatatatatatatatatatatatatatatatatatatatatatatatatatatatatatatattcaataatttatatattcaatattatataataatatattatactagatgtcccgcgcggcttcgcccgcgtaaattagaaattttacagaatccgtaggtacattttcccataaaaaatatttcccccgtttttcccacattttcctgagtttcttctgtcgtattagtcttagagtaataatataatataaccttctcgataaatgatgagtcttactcgataaatgatctatctaacactgagataagtttttaaatcgggcctgtagtttctgagattgacgcgttcaagccaacatactcttcaggtttataatattaggtagatatagattttttttaattatcgcttgacaaactcgagtctcgatctaaaagactatgaaatggtataatatggtagtgatgatgatgatgatgatgatgaagaatgtaatttgcatagtagcatatgctttctgttcttaaaacaacgccgaaactcccaaacttgtatctataaagaatcaggaattctctcagcaccttccgaaccacggtataccaggtatatctcagtgcaaaatcttacttgttggtagcatatgcttagaatacttctcacgaaaccgaagtcaccatatgtttccctataagttttgaggagttccctcgattacttatggatccttcatcagatcaccacttttctgaatataataccaaattgggatgataccctatataccaaaagaaaaatttttaaaatcggttaacaaacggcggagtaatcgttgaatataagaaaacgaacataacacctcccccattttgaaagtcggttaaaattgtagcctatgtgttatttatttaatattttaatcagcacatgaattgaataacaatttttttttcaaattaatcgtagcaccatctgtcagaacaaactaaaattgaaatagaataatattgaatgcgatgatagcgccgtccgccggatctaatgtaaaacattccaaaatcaacaactccttataaataagaaattaattgaaaaaacattttccagtagaccaaactgtaaatctaaaccattctcgaatctccacgaacacacacaaaaaatttcatcaaaattggtccagtcgtttaggaggagttcagtcacatacacacgcacacaagaaatatatatattaagatgatataactacccctttaaaatataaccctatttctacttttcatgggtaatttcgaatactcaaggggtaatttcgaatatcagccgaaacacgacctaatgtaataatacatttaaggcacatatttatttttattctattttaccccatacaaaaacattgtgcatacaagccatagaagacaccaaactaagttttgtaccgaaaaattttcgaaattaccccatccgggatgcagatgtcctcaacatttggagcaaagaaataaatagaataagaacaataaaaaagccaacgaaagtggtagctaacagagatctattaacctatcaatatacagaaaatcagctggttaggggtgcgttttagggttccgtagtcaactaagttttgttgattagtgaactaaaacgactaaaacggtaccctaataagctgtttttttgtataatgataggttattatagttatataattcaagagtaaccttgtcctacaaatagaacaatccatattttaggaccatcaaatcggaatattatattatgttgcgcacccctgcaaaagactatgaaaaaatttttggggaaatttcgttaacaaatttaccccactggggttatttcgaatgtttattaaaaatcatagctagagcaacataacctattcttaggaaatcaaaaaacgtcaaagcttctttaaaacaaacaaaatattacgtaacttacctaatttctgtgtaaaacaatacggggtaatttcgataatcccaaaaaaatcataaaattgcacttggcgcgaaaaaatgaacttagcgcacatacactgccggctgacggctcgagggaaaggaagtgggggaggtgattaaattggcgtctcggttaatgtagccagagctcaaaattactttctgtttggtaattatttgccattttcggaatatccccattttttttttcttccgaagttaccccaatgcaccttatatatatatatatatatatatatatatatatatatatatatatatatatatatatataaataaagttaattaaaactagcgtatttaacataagtcataactaatTAGGTAGATATTTACACCatatctgggtgcacggtatTGCACCCGccgagatataatattatatttcttgcaTACTTTAGTCagttgatattataaataaaaaatcggccaagtgcgaatcggactcgcgcacgccgggttctgtaccgttatagagaaaaattgtggttttgtatgggagccccccttaattatttattttatttcaatattattattaataataaatattaaagtacaaatataattacagagttcgtgaatatttcaagtgcctacctgtggCCATTATGGactacgagccaaaaagaccaaaaaatcggccaagtgcaagtgggacttgcgcacaaagggttccgatatcgataccgttatagagcaaaaataggccaaaaattgtgttttttgtatgggagctcccttaaatattaattttatttttattttatgattaattattaaagaaaacatataattgaagattttgtgaaaatttcaatatgttgccattattgatatcgagcaaaaaaggccaaaaaaatcacgtttgttgtatgggagccccccttagatattgattttattttatttttagtatttgttcttatagtggcaacaaaaatacacaatctgtgacaatttcagaagtctagctatagcggttattgagatacagcctggagacagacaaacagacagacagacacacggacggacagacatcgaagtctcagtaatagggtcccgtttttaccatttgagtacggaacactaaaaaaGCATCTACATTTAACTTAGAGCTAGACATAcatttactaatattaaaacaGTGTAAAAGATTATGAACAATGTCAGACGTCGCGACGTAACTAGTATAAGCATCCGTCCAGAGTCCAAGCATATTATAGCAAGAAACTTCTCTCTTCTTTTTatccgacttaaaaaaaggtcCTATATTCGGCTCACTTTTACATCGCTGCATGATCGAAGAGGTATATAGAAGGCACTGTCAACGtttttaaaaattacaagcTTCTTGAGTCTTGACGAGAATCGATAAAGACTCTTCTTTATAAGCAAGAACTGGGAAGAATTTAAGTAATTCTCAAGGCTTCTGGGTGAATTCCGTTGGGTTTACTGTCCCAATGCGAACCCGTTGTCAAAAATGAAGTTGGAACCCGTAACGCTCTTCGCCTTGTCGCTCGCTAAGAACAATATGGCTTCTCCGATCTCGTCTGGACTGGCGAACTTCTTTAAGAGAGTCGACTGTTTTATATGCTTTTGGATTTCCGGCGTGAAGTTTTTGTCTCCAATCATCTCAGTGCTCACTGGCCCCGGGCTGACTACGTTCACTCTTACCCCATGTGGGGCCATTTCAATAGCAGCAGCTTGAGTAAAGTGTATGATGGCCGCCTTGGATGCTGCGTATACGTGGCCGCCAGGAAGTTTGGTAGGCACGAAGCCAAGTACGCTCGAGATATTGACTACGTTGCCTTTCGTTTTGGCTAAATGCGGAGCCACGTAACTGGTTAACACTACCACTGCACGGAAGTTCACATTCATTATGTCATCATAGGTGCTCACAATACTCCCGTCCATGAGGTTCCCGGCATGATATACCCCGGCATTGTTCACTAGAACGTCGATTTTGCCAAATTTCTCGATCGTCTTTTGTACGACGGCTTTGGCTTCGTTATCTTTGCATATATCCGCTTTGACGAGAAACGGCTTTAGGCCGGTGAATTTGGCTTCGACTGCTTTCAGTTTGGCTTCGTTTCGGCCGACTATGACGAGTTGGGCCCCGGCTTTACTGAACAGGAGGGACGTAGCTTCGCCGATGCCCCCGCTGCCTCCGGTTAAGATTACGACTTTGTTTTTGAAATCCATTATTTTTGCTCGACTTTCAAAAAATGAAAACACTGATTGTATTCATCCAGCACGCGTTGTCTTTACACTGAGCGGCGCATCATATACGTGCTGATGTTATAAGTAAAAGTTCAAGGCGATAATAGAGTCGAGTGAAAAACTCTACATAGATACAGGATGTTTTTTGTGACCTAGTAAAAATTCTACTTcttgtatacttacataataatattataaactattataGCCCATTTGTATTCAATCGACTACTTCACATTTTTACAAATGCAAATacatatatctatactaattactaatattataaatgcgaaaatgtgtctgtctgtctgtctgttacctcttcacgcccaaaccactgaaccgattttgttgaaatttagcatggagatactttgagtcccgggaaaggacataagatactttttgttccaaaaaaatgtacggtccccgcgcgataaacgagttttggcgcaacggagttgcgagcatcatctagtataatatagcaaatatttttgtaagtggGTACTTcgacacggtgtttgtgtgcgtgcgactagacattATGCGAATTATGATTGGATAGGTTGTTAAACAAATGCTATGtatttaccgcggcagtccccgacaatatgtttttttatgtaagtacctattttttatatttaatttttttgcctTGTATTcacgttttattttgtttttaagacgctccccctccggagatgccgtaatttacagtttttagagtcttattaactcataatttgaaagctgcaaaattataataaaaatacagcaataatcttcagcataataatatgaagattctttctccgttattaatttcctatttttgtataatctactcactagctatttgaccgaactttgctcggtattcgataaaacacgaataaaatgacattttctagaaatgattcctagctagatcgatttatcgcccccgaaacccccgaTATACTAAatctcatgaaaatcgttggagtcgattccgagattctaataaatgtatatactatacaagaattgctcgtttaaagatataagatgatACCTATCAGcttccaatttatttaaattcaagcaatattcagtatctccctagtatttacaaattacgtttatttgaaacacacgccaatttCATTATTCATTAACTACATTATATTTGCCAAACATTTTCTTTcaatacaaacatttttttggtaaattttgaactaagataatcTACAAgataagtaaaatgtatggtcaaggtcgtttgctcaggggatggccttaagaccccattttttccacatttccctctaaTTCTTCACTTCTATTGGTCGCAGCGTGACGTTTTAAAAAGTATTCTTCGATAAATGGATTACTCAACACGAagataatttttcaattcgattcagtagttcctgagattagcgcgatcaaacttataatatacatacaaaaatatagatTATAAAATGGGTTCACCCTGTAGAGTAATAGTTTCGCAATCACTTGACGTATTACAGTTACTCGTCGCTCAGAGTAGGCGGACATAGGATATGATAATTCATTATTATCCACTTTTTATCTTATGTTGTTAACAATGGCTTttatgttaattatatttttctataattttctCGATAAACCTCTGTATTTCTAGGGCCTGTTATTATGTGTaccacgtagtgattatattcacTTTGATGTGTTCTTGGTAACtgttttattagggttccgtacccaaagggtaaaaacggaaccctattactaagacttcgttgtctgttcgtccgtccgtccggccgtccgtccgtccgtctgtgtatCTCCAGGCGGTATTTTCAGAACCGCTAAAGCAAGACTTCACAGATTGTCTTTGGTTTAACTGATCTGTtgcagctataacaacaaatactaaaaacaaaataaaataattatttaaggggggctcccataaaacaaacgtgatttttttaactttttttgctcgttatcaataatgcaaacaggtaggcacttaaagttttcaaaaatggcTTATTTATAtgtgcactttaataattaatagtaatattaaaataaaataaaaatttaagggaggctcccatacaacaaacgtgatttttaaactttttttgctcgttatcaataatggaaacaagtaggcacttaagcagcctctacacgttggccgtgtttgccgaacagaaggggacggcgctataccagaaagaaagacgcaaataattcaatctctttttttagtatagcgccgttttcttctgttcggcaaacacggccaacgtgtagaggctgctttaaaattttcaaaaatggctTATATATATgtgcactttaataataattaatagtaatattaaaataaaataacaatttaaggGGCgcacccatacaaaaacactatttttggcctgattttgctcgacaatggtacggaacccttcgtgcgcgagtccgactcgcacttgacggattttttttatctgctttcaaatatttattttggagTGCCGCGTTgatcaactttaataattattgtatttgtatCGTCTGTgctttaactttaattatttaaaaaaaaatgtggcgTGGTGCTTGTACTTAAAAGTTTATCCGgaaataagtacctacctagagGAGTTGAGAGGAGGAGGATGGTGTTTGACGTCGTTTATAGCACGAGAATGTACATTTATCTAGGATAAAAATaacctatgccctttcccgggactcaaagtatctccataccaaacagcaaaatcggctcagcggtttgggggTGAGGAGGTGACTGTCTATTTAGacagtcacactttcgcatttatatctAATATTAGTAGATACGGACatggattttttaaatcttttagtTAGTAAATAATcaattaagtactttatttttattacgacGCGACGCGATTATTTTTTCCAAGTCATAGTAGGTATAATTGGATGTTGGAACTCGTTATTTAACATACTGGTTATGAATTATCATTAATGCTTGattcattttaaaaacatactgtataatgtggtatatataatatttgtttataattttcgtctttcagattATTAATGTGTGAAGTATTACAATATGTTATTGTTTACTGTCTGGAAACATTGCAAACACTTATTGACG comes from the Aricia agestis chromosome 6, ilAriAges1.1, whole genome shotgun sequence genome and includes:
- the LOC121728300 gene encoding 3-oxoacyl-[acyl-carrier-protein] reductase FabG-like: MDFKNKVVILTGGSGGIGEATSLLFSKAGAQLVIVGRNEAKLKAVEAKFTGLKPFLVKADICKDNEAKAVVQKTIEKFGKIDVLVNNAGVYHAGNLMDGSIVSTYDDIMNVNFRAVVVLTSYVAPHLAKTKGNVVNISSVLGFVPTKLPGGHVYAASKAAIIHFTQAAAIEMAPHGVRVNVVSPGPVSTEMIGDKNFTPEIQKHIKQSTLLKKFASPDEIGEAILFLASDKAKSVTGSNFIFDNGFALGQ